TCTGATGCTTCTATAGGATTTTCATAAGACGCTAGTAATTCTGTGTCGTCAGCAAAAGTTGCTACTGCTACATCAGGGGTTTGTGGtcgattagaaataaataatgtgtATAGGACTGGACCCAACACTGAGCTTTAATATCGTAGAATCTTAAGGTAGATTCACCTTTTTTTAACTTAGGAAAAGGTAGGActttaataaatcataaaaatgtgTGGTAAAAGCATTTTATTTTGCATAACAAGTCTTTGTGCCAAACTATATCAAATGCTTGTTGTATATCGAGGAATACTGAGGAACAATATTGTCTATGTTCTTATGACTTAACATACGCGGATAACTTGTATAGAACAAGTTCACCGCGTTGCACATTCCCTCCTAAAATCAAATTGGTGGTCTGGCAGTATTTTTCTTTGAGATATGGCAGGCAGCAATCTATTTAGCaacattttttcaaatagtTTGGACAGCAGTGGCTACAAACTTACAGGTCTTTAAGAAGTAAAGTTACTAGTAGGTTGACCAGGTTTGCAGATCATTACTATTTGAGACACTTTCCATAATAGTAGGAAGGTCCAATTTTAATAATGCTGTTTTACAGGATAGTTAGACACATAATGGCTTTTTAGGGAGTTCCTTTATAATCCTTTTGTCTATTAGATAAAAGCTTTATTTAAGAGTTATGACTGTTCTTCGAATTTCCTGAGGTGTGACGCATTTAAGAAGTGGATCTAGCTGTAAGTCCTGGTCcaatatattataagataaataagataaatatactttatttgcacaccacaaagacaaaaacaagtgaaataaaaaacaaattaggaagagatcagcatacaaaaggcggccttatcactaagtagcgatttcttccaggcaaccttcggtttaggaaaacttaaggacatcagcaggtggcgtaaaacaaaaataaccatagtattagtaatacacatacatacaaataatacacaaatacctacaataatgaataaaatacatatcaaaatatactaataaatacctcatattgaaaagaaataatatatacagatcgtctttactgcaccagataatgagactttacggcatttttaaaaatgtccagtgtctttgattgccgtatgtttaaagggagagcattatCAATGTCAGAATCGTCTACATTTCCTGGTACCGTATTTGGCGTGATTATTTTTGCTAGATAGCTATAAAATATGTCTGCCTTTTCTTGCTGAGTCCTTGCTCAAAGATTTCCGCCCGGAATTCTTATCCTTGGTTTGGCAACAACAGGCCGATCAGTTTTTTAATCCTTTCCATAGATAATACTACTCAGAAAGTTTAGTCGGAGAGAACGATTCAATGCGAGATTAATTTTTAGCATCTTCTGCTTCGATAAtctatatatctaatatatctTTTAGTTCATGAATAGCTCTATTGAATGcacttcatcatcatatttgGAATTCAGTATGGAACCCTACAAAATCAAAACTCCGTAAAATATCGCCATTTTGACTCCTGCttttacccccttctatttatattttcccgACAAAAATTtcttatgttctgctccaatcTATCTACaactaaaattcataaaaatgaGTTCAcctgtttagccgtgaaaaggtaacatacagacagacttactttgaCTTTATAAATGTCTGtcaatattagtatggatgcaACAATAGCTAatgtatttgaaaattaaaaaagaaattaataattcaaCCTATTGTAACCGCAGCCGGTGCCGCATAAGTTGATTAACTTACGATTAATTAAGTGTATGATAACAGTAAGTAATTTGACTCTATTTCAGGGTCCAATCAAACCCATTCCATCAATTTGGTAATGTCAATACCCATTAGTTAAAGTTAGTCTTGACAaaggaatattttaaattattttaataatagattttaaattaaaatcttttttgaTGTCTATTTCATGATCTTTATTTGTGTTTCAATTGAAATTTTACTCTACCTATATATTTACTTCATCATTAGCAAACCATTTTCAacacactgttgagcatgaatttcctctcagaatgagtgtcTCAGACTTcatacatgtagagaattaagaaaattcttaggtatgcacgattcctcacgatgtttttccttcaccgtttgagacacatggtatttaatatcttaaaatgcacataactgaaaagttggtggtgcatgccccggagcggattcgaacctacgccgtccgaatcgaagacagaagtcacatccactgggctatcacggctctgctcGGCATATTTACTTAATACAAGATAATCATACGTAACTCTTATCATCAATATTTAGAGGAGTACAGTCTTCTAATATCCTCATTAGTTTCAAAaggaaaaagttaaaattaaattaaacttccACATCGCTCCGTATGTATGAACAGAGCTCTAAGTACTTTCTCGTATAGGCGAGATATTTCTACAAAATATTGTTACAAGTATCTTCGAACGAAATATGTAAGAGTATATTTCGTttgatattaaaatgaaaaaaaatattataaaattaaaaatattatttttataataatattttagaccttttttttaatataactaagaACAGACAATGTCATTCTCGACTTGAATACATTCTAGTTAGTAAATTTTACTTCAATGGTCCCAATACAATTGGTACGctttttgataatttgtgttaaaacagtAATAGATACAtggtataatgtatatatatttttgaaatggtcTTTTTAAGaccttttatttgatacccatatttttaggataaggtaaaaaaaacttacccacCCCCACTTCCCCCACCTCTTTTCCACTTACACGCGCCATTTTAGAATCTATGTCACTGCCACAGTTCTAACAAACTCAACGCCTCATATGTCTAAAACcgtcgaaaaacattaccctccttctgacgcagtcgggcaaaaaataataaaatcattaagatATGCTCAGAGAGAAAGATTAGAAAGATTAGTAGTATCACAAATTTGCTTATTTCACATGAAAATGAGACTGTTTACAGATCAGTTGCAGTCAGCTCGTCAGTCGTCACAAATGGGGAGAGTAACCTGAAGTCATTGATGGAAATACCCGGGCCTTCATCACTGCCCGTAATCGGGCAATTGCATCATTTTATGCCTGGCGGTAAGTGGACCACATCCATCGCTTATGGTAGAGCGTCACAACATCCCATGGCAccaattatatatacatactaCCACAGTCACACAGTCCGTCAACCTGAACCACACACCGGTAACCGTAAATCTAGGAgtggaatattattatattaggtacaAGCGGAAGtctacgacttcgtccgcgtggaaatcaatgtaaacttttaagccCTATTTCACAACTTTATGGgttgaactaaaaaaaatattaattacattatatttcgaatttttttttatgatttatgaacaaatttttaaaactgtaactctaaaaatgaaggactttcacccccttctcattttattttcgccataaaaagtattctataaccttctccgtactatggtcttaaaccgtgccaagtttcatttgaattcatttagtagtttcagcgtgatgcccgaataacaaaaaaatacggacaaaaaatagaaaaaatatttctagcttcagtatcgattatataatgccccctaACAAAATATGTTCAATATACAACACAACCACAACACTCTCGTCCTATCTAAAGATTAGGTTGTAGGTACTCTTAACTACTTAATACAAAACAAGAagataattactattttttgttaaaaatcaatGATACAAAATACATTTCAGGTTCTCTATATAAAACCGACGGCGTTAATAGTACGGTTATGTATGAACGATACGGTCCCATTGTAAGAGTGGCCGGCTTCTTCGGAGCGCCATCAGTCGTTCTGCTTTACGACGCAGAAGCTGCGTCACAGGTACGTAAATTCTAtcaaaaaatcggttgtctgtaaagtcggtttactgacgatagctgaacgtgacaacgatggaatggttgcatttttccaaagaaaatgttcgtttttctaaaatactgtttaataatcttcatagaccagaatatactttattttttgtaaaattgttggcaaccctagagagagggaacgacgcatgacgtcatcttttttctctctttttttaGCTCCaccgaattataagacgttttTACGTCAAAAATTAGGTCAACTTAACAAATAACATGTTCCCTAAACTCACCTAATGGCACATGCTCGTGATTTGAAAACAGAAATGCATGAGATTTTCTTGCAAATTTGTAACCCTCCAACTCCGTTAGATTACTCTGAAATCGGATTTTGCATACAATTGCAATGCAATGCATGCCTTATCCTTATATAACGTAACGTGCTACCCTAAATGAATCCCACTAATATTGagtacttggtggaggtacatctgccgcgctcgagcagggccggcccgtccattcagcgaacggagcagtcgctccaggcgccaaatcctataATCCTACTCAACCGTAGACATTGCTGCACCTGATTTTCAagtggtcaccccagagtatggacGAGATCTTCGcattccattcttactttacactcataatttggtataggtatctacatattattaggaacaaacaggagaggcgccataattggatctcgctccattttaaaatttacttcgatCCGGCGCTGCGCTCGAGTGATTCTAAAAATCCTGACTTCGGCTAAAAAGTAATTGAGCTATTCTTTGGTTTGTCACAACTGCGTTTTCTAGGAGTTTGGCGAGAAAATCGTATGAATAACAAGTAgctttcgttttattttcatttatttgctgcattttagaattttattgcataaagtagaatgcatttaataggtactagcggacgcccgcgacttcgtccacttGGTCCAGCGAGAAGCTGGACTCTGTCAAAAGTTTTGGTAAAATTGCCTTCGCCTTACCATGATGACTTGACTAAGAACCGAATGACGGacaatataatttaactataactataatttaaagaaagaaaataaatttattcagatttaaaagttacaaacagtaccCTACCATAAAAACAGCATGTATGTACAGTTCAGCATATGCTGTGTACTAtttacaagcataatacacggcgctgattttcagccgAGACCTGTATCTCAGTGAATTGAACACTTTCCgaaataaaacacattaattgATAAAACTACCTACaagttggatagaagcaggcgttactttgcggaagttcatcatgattacttatataatgatttatttattttgatatactccgcgaaaagtcgaggaacccatgcgacaacgtcacccaggtccgacaaaatactctctacgtacgtttcaccccgaaaccggaaaATCCTCAGGAGatattgactctacaacgtgcaactttgcaattgcacgttgtagagtgatagcaaaataaataaatcattatattagctataagtttacattttatttaggtGCTTCGCGGTGAAAATTTGATGCCAACTCGTCCGGGTTTCATATCGCTTGGTTATTTTCGAAATAACTATAGGAAGCAAAATGGTCTTCCCCCTGACGCACCGACTGGTCTTCTTACAGAGTGAGTGTTCAAATCTGGCTTCCATCAATTTATATACCAAAATACCTAccgaataatatatttttaatgaaaaataaaatttaactagtATAATTAAAAGCAAATTACTAATAACGACCTGCTTTCAATTAAATGTTTGACAAATATCCATAGTCTTTCTAATCATTTAGAAAGCAAGTCTGAACTctgatatttttacaaatagtttCTCAACGGATTTCTGATGTTCTAATTTATTCTAATCTAAACTTGGTAGACTGATTTGCGTTGTCGTATCAGGTAGCGTATTCTATATAGACTTATATATTAACAATTTACTGTTACAGGCACGGGGAGATTTGGAAGAAATTTCGATCGACCGTGAACCCAATATTACTACATCTCAAAACTAGTGAACTATACACCAACTCACTTACAAGAGTAGCAGAAGACATGATTGAaaggtaacaaataaatatatatctatacttataataaatctgtagagaagtcaattctgtacatgaaatatttttccaaaataactatcagggggtgattagtgatcgatactgatgccaaaaatgcaatcagtaaaatttttgtctgtctgtctgtatgttctttatagaaacaaaaactactggacggattttaacgaaacttggtacaattattcaacatactcctgggcaggttatagtatacttttcattacgctaccatcaataggagcagagcagtgaagagaaatgttgagaaaacgggagaagttactcaattttttaagattccgtcgcgtgtacagccttaatggttaaagctacatagaaatcatgtatgacggaaatattctccttaaaattatctttaaaaacacaacagcatatatatgtctatcttttatggttgactcacaataacacgtgtaactcccgatagcttagcagttcgaagctttctaattatatttgtctactcttatgtttataacactcatcactcatccctaataagaaagttaccattattacctattcaataaaaaaagaatcataaacattggtaaagaaacaccaaagttatacatgaaatacgctaagccatcgcgcgtgaatactaattcatgctttatggattatttttgtgtaacggttgccgcgctcgacgcgactcgcggtgggaggaataaataaagaagtgcatccttaatgagtagggtaggggtagggtagggtaggggtagggcaaggTTAGGgttgggtagaggtaggttagggtaaggtaggataggggtagttgaaagcttacaacgactttcacgcggacgaagtcgcgggcgtccgctagtgtataaataaatatttagaattatataaataaatattttcattcttaatagattttgaatatataaattttataatcttatttattttgcaaatatccagacaatatttgctttttatgtataaattagttaacattgaccttatttatccgaatgtatcataaaatcaatatattcaaacctagtcatcatccccattgggaCGGGATGGCTTCCATTGCAACTGTGTTAGATGAAAGTCACATCGGACGCGACGGCTATTCGACGTAACCTCTACTGACTGAGCGCCGACTTTTTAGTCTTTGTATcgtgtatatctatactaatataaagctgaagagtttgtttgtttgtttgtttgattgaagcgctaatctcaggaactactggttcgatttgaaaaattctttcagtgatagatagcccatttatcgaggaaggctatatattatccccgtattcctacgggaatgagaaccacgcgggtgaaaccgcgcggcgtcagctagtcaactAATACAATGCAATCTGAATTGCATtgagtttgtaaaaaaaaaaaacaaaaaaaaacaaagaaaataaaaactgcCCACGAACCCTCTGCGTCGCGACGCCGTATACCGTCCGCTATTTCCCCAAATGATTATGTTACGATAATTTCTTAGGGGTCTTACAAAACTAgcaaactattttaattaattcatcacTTTAGAATTCTTCTATGATTTTTGGGGTATGCTTATAACACCATAACGTTTGCAGGATGAGGACGATtcgaaacgaaaaaaatatgttagaGGGCAACTTCGACGTTGAAATGAATCTATGGGCACTAGAGTCTATCGCTGTGGTAGCTCTCGGTGACCGACTGAACTGCTTAGACCCCAATCTTCCTGAAGAATCTCCCGCGAAGAAACTGTTACAGATGATCCAcgacatatttaaaatatctgaaaaactGGACTTCAAACCGAGTCTTTGGAGATACGTCTCAACACCAAATTACAGAAAGGCGATGAAGTTGTATGACGACCAAATGAAGTAAATATTTCCTATTCGAGATAAAAATTAACACGATTTACTcataataacttatttaatttgaattatttcagtttaagtaaacattttatcgcagaggccgtcaaaacattcGCATCTAAAAAGACTTCCACTCACGAAAAGGGCATTTTAGAGAAACTACTTGACATTGATGAATACGTTGCCGTTACGGTGGCAAATGACTTGATATTTGCTGGTGTTGATTCGGTAAGTCTGTcgctaaaaatacaaataacattAAACCTTACCTTTTGtagcataaataaaattgaggtAGATACCTAAACTTGTAGATTAAAATCGAAATATGTATGTTTATGtctaagaattttattttattttattgcaatttcCAGTTCCCTTTTTGCAACCTCAAACTGTTTTTATACGTTTATCTAGGTTAGGTACCTGAAAAAGATTATAAGTTATTAGTCGCTTTTTGcttgtaatttttacatttgTGTTGTGCAATAaagatgtataaataaataaataacataactatttaaatatattttttgttttatataatattctaGTTTTACTATTAAAGGTTACTtctaattttttcatgtttccCAGACCGCGAATACCATGACTGCGATCTTATATTTTCTTGCAAAAAATCCAGACAAACAGAAAAAGCTAAGAGAAGAAATTCTCACTGATAAAGAGAAGCGCCCCTACCTCAGGGCGTGTATAAAGGAGTCTATGAGACTGATGCCCGTTGTGTCAATCAATGTTAGGGTCACTACGAAGGAATACAACATATTAGGCTATAAATTACCTAAGGACGTAAGTACTTATCAtcttctttaataataaagagataaagttagTGGAtttatagggggtaatctctggatctgctgaactgttttcaaaattcttttactattagaaagacacgttatttgtaagtgtcataggcattttatccccgtattctcacggaaacgggaactacgcgggtgaaactgcaggatATCggctagtatttattattattgttaagtaATTTGTTATACAATGCGTACGTCGCCTTGGAACGTCAGTTGGAGCCAtatgtaccgactcgtaaatctatggttggAGCcgtcacagaacagacaacgctaaaagctttTAGCAATATAAGTAGCAAGGGAGCGTGGCCCgagtacacccgggtgtgcggaacatcgcaagtgtgtccgcgcatgtactagcagtcttgttttgttctgggacaaaaggaataaatattattcaactGTAAAGTAAGAgtgacatatttaattgttcactaaatattaaacagccatttaggccacgcccctgggtacgctggtttcaatacaaagaattgacactttataaatctagttacgtCTTATATTTGTGGGAGCCGTAATACCTGTAGCCTAGCGCTTGAGATAGCCCTATGGTATGGTATTGCTATGACGCAACAGAGAGCTCCTGAGTACGTTCCCAGCTCggatcagtttaggattttatattttttaatttgatatagaGTGTATCATTGTATGAAAAGCAAGTTTAGCTTGCCATCAAAGCCAGGTGATGAAATCGAGTGACGCTACATAAAGTTAACACTTTAATATTTTCCTTGGCTAAAATACTTATGATAAGTTTCCTTAACATTACAGACATATGTGGCATCCATGCACAAAGCTTTATGCAAAATGGAAAAACATTTCCCGGAGCCCGAAAAGTACATACCCGAAAGATGGCTTACCGAAAAAGATGATCCACTGTTTCACCGGAACGCACATCCCTTCGCATTTACTCCATTTGGATTTGGAACTCGTATGTGCATAGGTAAACAAATCAATAACTTCCTTCTTTTCTCcttttgaattttgatgaaaTCCCAAATGATACCTTTGTTGAAGCCGCGAACTTTGAAAAGTGAGCGGGCAACATTGTACCGCGTGCGCGCTGCGGCCgcaatttttttgttgttgtctATGGCTGACGGCTGTAGCAAAACACGTGTAGTTATGTTGGAGAATTAGTATTTTTTGGTTTCCCTATGACTATTTTTTGTTGCGTTGATGCATTGTTATAGCCTACTTGACGAAGTTAACTTTTGCCGCGGTAGTGGACTATACATATCTGGACATATAAGTGCATAGAGCTGAATGCGGACGGGTGAATACATAGAACACACCATTTCTCGACCTACACTAGACACATTACACTCAGATCGCTCGTCAGCTGGGGTCAACCAACCCTGGTCAACTCGCGACACTTCGACCGTGAATATTAATTGCCTCTCTAACCAATTCTTTGAAGGTTCATGTTTCGCGTATACGCGTATTACGAACGAACGTGCAATGCCGTATTACGAATGCCCGGCTGCCCACTCTGATCAGTTCATGGTCCGATACAACGTGGCTACATAACTTCCCTGCTCACTTCCTCGCACTAGTATAATATGTGGCAGCGGTATTAGAGACTGGAAATACTTTCAATTTCAAGCGGTAAAATACCGTGTTACAAGTTCACAACTGACAACAACAATAATGTCTCGAAATTTTTTAACGTGCTTATGATACTTTTAATCCATTAAATACGTGAGTCGTTTCTAATATGGAGctatataattttaaactgATTTACAGTGACAAAGCTTGGATTTAACactctatatttaatttttccagGTCGGCGGATCGCTGAATTGGAGATGGAAATCTTCCTCGCTAAGGTGGTCGAAAACTTCGAGATGGAATGGTTCGGACCGCCGATGGAGGCCCGAATGCGCTCTATAAACTATACTATCGGGccctacaattttatttttaaagacgtaaataaataataattttgaaaaaatattatttatttacgtctCAAAATTAGAAAGTAATGGATTtggttataaattattatcgatGAATAATATTGATGAATTTAACGAGATGACTCGAATACATGTATCTAACAGTCACTTTGTattctaattataataaagtcattaagtttttgtttattgacACGTGTCAACCAATAAACAGGTTATTCACAAAAAATGTCTAATTAAATCTTTTTTGGCGACGGTAACTATTGTAAGCTTAAGTCAATATcaatacaattaatttttttttagattgccTTTTATTTTGCAGATTGAACCTATATA
This window of the Bicyclus anynana chromosome 6, ilBicAnyn1.1, whole genome shotgun sequence genome carries:
- the LOC112055288 gene encoding cytochrome P450 CYP12A2 — protein: MHSVKRSGLMLATATKQFTRSVAVSSSVVTNGESNLKSLMEIPGPSSLPVIGQLHHFMPGGSLYKTDGVNSTVMYERYGPIVRVAGFFGAPSVVLLYDAEAASQVLRGENLMPTRPGFISLGYFRNNYRKQNGLPPDAPTGLLTEHGEIWKKFRSTVNPILLHLKTSELYTNSLTRVAEDMIERMRTIRNEKNMLEGNFDVEMNLWALESIAVVALGDRLNCLDPNLPEESPAKKLLQMIHDIFKISEKLDFKPSLWRYVSTPNYRKAMKLYDDQMNLSKHFIAEAVKTFASKKTSTHEKGILEKLLDIDEYVAVTVANDLIFAGVDSTANTMTAILYFLAKNPDKQKKLREEILTDKEKRPYLRACIKESMRLMPVVSINVRVTTKEYNILGYKLPKDTYVASMHKALCKMEKHFPEPEKYIPERWLTEKDDPLFHRNAHPFAFTPFGFGTRMCIGRRIAELEMEIFLAKVVENFEMEWFGPPMEARMRSINYTIGPYNFIFKDVNK